The genomic interval GCCACGCCCGAGACGATGGCGACCGCGGCGTCACGCGAACCGAGCGACCGCACGGTGCCGGCGTGGCCGCGCGCGAACGGGAGGATGCACGCGGTCGTGAAGAGCACGCGGTAGAACGCCTTCACGAGGCTCGGCGCGCTCGACGCCTCCACGAGAATCGCGCTCGTCGAGACGGCGACCACCGCGACGGCGAGCGCCGCCATCGGGTTCGTGCGCGCCGCCAGTCGGTCGAGACCACTCACTACCCGATAACGAAACGCGCGAAAGAAGTGAATTGCGTTCGGAGACGCCGACCCAGCCGGTACGAGGGCGTTTTAGACGTCGTCGGGCACGTCGAAGTCGTGGTAGTGCTCGCCCTCCTCCTTGGAGAGGATGTCGAGCGCGGCGGCCGCGCCGTCGCCCGCGGAGATGACGGCCTGCCACTCCTGGTCGCGCACCATCGCGCCGGTCGCGTACGCGTTCTCCACGCTCGTCTCCATGTCGACCCCGACGTCCACCACATCGCCGTCGAAGTCCGCGCCGAGCTCCTCCGCGAGGTCGCGGTTCGCGCCCGTCGCGAGCACGAGATAGTCGGACTCGTACTCGTCCTCGCCAGTCACGACGTGGAACCGTCCGTCCTCGGTCTTCGTGACGGACTCGACTTCCTCGTCGTCGTGGAGTTCCGCGCCGTGGTCGTCGCTCGCGTGCTTGCGCGCGCGCTCGTGGAAGACGCTCCCGTCGATGGAGCGGATGCCGAGGTAGTTGAACAGGTGGGCCTTGTGGAGCCACGTCCCGTCCGTGTCGAACACCTTCGTGTCGAGGCCGTTCTTGGCGGTGAACAGTCCAGCGCTCAGTCCTGCCGCGCCACCGCCGACGACGAGTACGTCAGACATACCTCAGAATCCGGACGCGGGCCGCATAAATCTACAGGCCGGAGAAGTGTTCGCGGGTTCGGCGGTGGCGCGCGCGAAACATCATATCGAGACCGGGGCGGCCGAGCGCGGCGGGCGCGCCGAAGGGGAGTTCGTACCGGACGCGGTCGCGAATCAGGGTTCGGTCGTCGGAGTCGGCGTAGAACAGGTGGGTGTGTCGCCACGAGGCGAACGGCCCGCCCTCCATCTCGTCCACGAAGTACGCGAACCCGTCGCGTTCCTCGCGTTCCGCGATGACGGACGTCCAGGACTCTCTGGGGCCGGGGAGGAACGGCGGCCCCGCGGACATCCGGATGCGCGCGCCGGGTTCGAGGACGCCCGGGTCGGGTGCGCCGTCCGGGCCGACGACGGACTCGATGCGGAGGCCGGCCCACGCGGGCGTCAGTTCTTCGAGGCCCTCGACGCGCGAGTGGAACGCCCACACGTCGCTGAGCGGCGCGTCAACCCGGACGTCGCGTTCGTACATCGCCATACGGGGGGTAGGACGGCCAGCATGTAAACGCTCCCGGCGGCCGTGGCAAGTGCTAGCGACAGGAAGCACGCTTATGTACCACAGGGACTTTCGGGAGAGTATGCCCTCGGAGCGTGCGACTCGCACGACACCGTTCACAGCGATGTCCGTCCTCGAACGTGCCAGCGAACTGGAGGGTGTCGTCCACATGGAAGTGGGCGAACCCGACTTCGAACCCCCCGCGGCGGCAATCGAGGCGGCGGCAGCGGCGCTCCGGGACGGCCCGACGGAGTACACGTCGAGCCGCGGAAAGCAGAGCCTGCGGGACGCCATCAGCGACTACTACGACCGCCGGTACGGCGTGGACGTGCCCGCGGAGCGCATCATCGTCACGCCGGGGTCGTCCCCCGCGCTCCTCCTCACCATGCTGTCCATCGTCGACCCCGGCGAGGAGGTCGTGCTCACCGACCCCTACTACGCGTGCTACCCGAACTTCGTCCGGCAGGCCGGCGGCACGATTTCGACGGTGCCGCTCGACCCCGACGCGGGGTTCGCGCCCGACGTGGACGAGTTCCGGTCGGCTATCACGCGCGACACCGCCGCGGCGCTCGTGAACTCGCCGAGCAACCCCACGGGCGCGGTGATGAGCGGCGACAGCCTGGAAGCCATCGCGGAGCGCGCGCGCCGAACCGACACGCGCCTCGTTTCGGACGAGGTCTACCACGGCCTCACGTACGACGACGACGAGCACTCCGTCCTCGAATACACCGAGGACGCCATCGTGCTCGACGGCGTGTCGAAGCGCTACGGGATGACGGGCTGGCGGCTCGGCTGGATGGTCGCGCCGCCCGACCTCGTGGAGACCCTGAACCGGCTCGCGCAGAACATCGTCATCTGCGCGCCGAACCACGTGCAGGACGGCGCGGAGGCCGCGCTCCGGATGGGCGACGACTGGCTCGACGGCATCAAGGAAACCTATCGGGAACGCCGCGACTTCCTCGTGGACGCCGCGGACGACCTCGGCCTCTCGATGGACTACACGCCCGGCGGCGCGTACTACCTCCTGCTCGACGTGAGCCACCTGCCCGGCGACGCGTTCGAGGTCGCGGACGTGTTCCTCGAAGACGCCGGCGTCGCGATGACGCCCGGCCCCGACTTCGGGGAGGGCGCGGAGGACACGCTCCGCGCGTCGTACGCGACGAGCACGAGCGACCTCGAAGAAGCAGTCTCCCGGCTGGACGAACTCCTCTCCCAGACCGCTATTTGAGGCGTTCCTGCAGGAAGGAGGGGTGGGCGGCGGTGACGCCGTCGATTTCCAGAATCTCGTCGGAGATGACCGCGCCGAGTTCGTCGCCGTCCGCCGCGCGCACTTCCGCCATCAGCATGTGGTCGCCGCTGGACGTGTAGAGCGCGTGCACGCTCTCCAGTTCCTTCAGCGCGCGCGTCGCCTCGACGTACTGTTCACTCGCGACGTCGATACCGACCATCGCGATGCTCTGTCCCGAGAGCTTCTTCGGGTCGACGTCGGCCGAGTAGCCGACGATGACGCCCTCGTCTTCGAGTTTGTTGATGTACTTCCGGACCGTGGGCTTGGAGACACCGGCGTCCTCGGCGATATCCGCGTACGAGGCTTGCGCGTCCGCTTCGAGCGCCGACAGGATGCGGTCCTCGGTCGATTCACTACTCACACCCTCTCTTTGGCGTCCGTGAAAAAATATCTTCCGAAGGAGTAAACGCTACTTGTGGCGGTCGATGTAGTCGAACGACCGCTCCCACTCGGCGGAATCGTCGAAGTAGCGCTCCGCGAGCGGCTGTTCCGGCATCGAACCGCGGTGGCGCTTCTCCTGCTGGTAGGACCTGCGGCCCTCCTCCACGTAGTAGCGGCCCGTGAGCACGGTGCCCTCGTAGAGGGCGTCCTCGGTCTCGTGCATCATCTCCTGGGCCTCGCGGCGGTCGGACACGTCGAAGTCGTAGTCGTCGGAGTCCTGGATGTCCACGTAGGGGACGTACTGCTTCGCGTCCTTGTTCCACGTCGGGCACTGCGTGAGGAAGTCGACGTGACTGAAGCCGTCGTGCTCCATCGCCTCGACGAGGATTTCCTTCGCCTGGTTCGGGTTCACGGCGGCCGTGCGCGCGACGTAGGACGCGCCGGACGTGAGGCCGAGCGAGAGCGGGCGAATCGGGGCCTTCGCGTTCCCCTCCGGCTGGGTCTTCGACTTGTGACCCTGCGGGGACGTGGGCGACGTCTGGCCCTTCGTCAGCCCGAAGACCTCGTTGTTGAACACGATGTAAGTCATGTCGTGGTTCTCCCGGGCGGTGTGCATGAAGTGGTTCCCGCCGATACCGTACCCGTCGCCGTCGCCGCCGGCGGCGACGACTTCGAGGTCGGAGTTCGCGAGCTTCGCGGCGCGCGCGACCGGGAGCGAGCGACCGTGAATCGTGTGGAAGCCGTAGCTGTCGAAGTAGCTGTTCAGTTTGCCCGAGCAACCGATGCCGGTGCAGAGCAGGACTTCCTCGGGGTCTTTCCCGAGTTCCGCCATCGCACCCTTGAGGGCTTTGAGGACGCCGTAGTCCCCACAGCCCGGACACCAGGTCGGCTGCGGTTCGATACCGGGCGTGAATTCGTTCTGGTCGACCTCGCGGTCGTTACCGATTGCGCTGAATGCACTCATTGTTAGTCACCTGCCGCGGGTTCGAGCCGCGTCTGACTGGATGGTTCGTCGAGCCGGTCGTCGATCTCGATCTCGGCCGCTTCCACGATTTCCGCGGGTTCGAACGGGTTCCCGTTGTACTTGAGGAGGCTGGAGAGCATCTCGCCGTAGCTCCCGGTCTCCTTCTGGATGTGGCCGCGGAACTGCGCGGTCGTGCTCATCTCCACGACGAGCGCCTCGCTGACGCTGTCGAGGAAGTCACGAACCTTCCGCTCGGGGAAGGGGGCCATCTCCGAGATGGAGAGCGCCTTCACCGAGTACCCGTTCTCGTTCAGGCGGTCGACGGCCTCCTCGACCGTCCCCGTCTGACTGCCCCAGGAGACGAGACCGAAGTCCGCGGACTCGTCGCCGTACACGTCCTGGCGCTCGTCCTCGTCGAGGTCCGCGCGAATCGACCGCATCTTGCGGAGCCGGCGGTTCATCTGGTTCACGCGGTTGTCGGGGTCTTCGCTGATGTGGCCCTCGGGCGTGTGCTCGTTCCCCGTCGCGAGGAAGTGCCCGCCCTTCTGGCCGGGAATCGACCGCGGGCTCACGCCGTTCTCGGGGTCGTGGCGGAACCGCTCGAACTTCCCGAACTCGTCGTGCGCGGCCTCCGCGATTTCGTCCTCCGTGAGCGTCGACCCGAGGCTGGGGTTCGGCTCCTGGTCGAAGAACGAGGCGGGGACGTTCCGGTACTCGCCGGAGAGCTTCTGGTCGTAGATGACCATCACTGGAATCTGGTACTCCCACGCGATCTGGAACGCTTTCCGCGTCTGCTCGTAGCACTCCTCGGGGTCGCTGGGCGCGAACACCACGCGGTGGCTGTCGCCCTGGCTCGTGTAGAGGACGTGCTCCAGGTCGGCCTGCTCGGGCTTCGTCGGCATCCCCGTGCTGGGGCCTGCGCGCATGGATTCGACGAGCACGAGCGGCGTCTCCGTCATCTCGGCGAGACCGAGCGGCTCGGACATGAGCGCGAACCCGCCGCCGGACGACCCGGACATCGCCTTCACGCCCGCGTGCGACGCGCCGACGGCGAGCGCCGCCGCCGCGATTTCGTCCTCCACCTGCTCGCTGATACCGCCCACGTCGGGCATGAGCTGGGTGAGGATGGTGAACACGTCAGTCCACGGCGTCATCGGGTAGCCGGAGATGAACCGGCAGCCCTCGTCGAGCGCGCCGTACGCGATACCGTGGCTTCCGGAGACGAGCACCTGTTCTTCCTCGTGTTCGCCCTCGGGTACGGACACGTCGTGCGCGTCCACGTCGTACTCCTCCTGGACGGTCTCGTAGGCGTCGCGGAGCACGTCGAGGTTGGCGTCGAGGATGTCGCCGCCCATCGCGTCGGCCATCAGTTCCTCGATGTAGTCGAGGTCGAAGCCGATGATTGCGGCGGTCGCGCCGACCCCGGCGGTGTTCCGCATGATTTCGCGGCCGTGTTCCTTCGCGAGACCGCGGAGGTCGAGGTCGTAGACGTGCCAGTCGTTCTCCTCGACGCGCTCGTCGAAGTTCTCGATGTCGTCGGTGTCGAGGAGTCCGGAGTCGTAGACGATGACGCCGCCCTCGCGGAGTTCGTCCAGGTTCTCGGAGAGGGGTTTGACTTCCTCCTCGCCGTAGTACGCGCCCTCCTTCGGGTTCCGGGCGAAGGAGTCGCCGAGCGAGAGCAGGAAGTTGTAGCCGTCCCCCCGGGAGCGGACGTTCTCCTCCGACGCGCGAATCTCGACGTACGTGTGGCCGCCACGGATACGCGACGGATAGTGCCGGTGCGTGAAGACGTTGAGGCCCGAGCGCATCAGCGCCTTCGCGAAGTTCTGGCTCGTCGAGTCGATTCCGTCCCCGGAACCGCCCGCGATTCGCCAGATGAGTTCGTCGTTAGTCATAGTAGGTCTCTGGCCCCCTGCAGTCTGGGCCTTATCGCAAAATTTGGCGGGACTCACTAAATCGTTTGCTATCCATTGGCAGGGAAAAATCGTGAAAAACAGGCGAGCGAGCGCCCCTCCACCGCCCTCGACGGGTTTCCCCGACGGCGTTGTGTGCAACCTCAAACACGAAAGTACAAATACAGTACCGTAAATATAACAGTTTAGAAATGCGGAAATATCTCGTGGTTGTCCTCATCCTCGCCCTCCTCCCGACGGCCGTCGCCGCCGACGGGAACGAACGCCCACTCGCGGAAGCCGGACTCGACCAGACCGCCACCCGCGGCGCGCCCGTCTACCTCGACGCCACCGGCTCCCACGACCCAGACGGCGAACTCACCGAAACGACGTGGACGATACGACACCCCAACGGCACGACGCGCACGCCCGACTGCGCGACGTGTCCGCGCACCACGTTCACGCCGCAAACCACCGGCACGTACGCAGTCACCGTCCGCGTCACCGACGACGACGGCGCGACCGCAAGCGACACCCTCTACGTCACCGTCGAACCGGGCGACCCGCCGACCGCTACCCTCGACGGCCCCGACGCCACACCGACGGGCGACGCCGCGACCTACCGCGTCGCCGCGACCGCGGGAACCGCCCCGCTCGCCACAATCTCGTGGTACGTCGACGGAACCCGCGTCCGAACGACCGCCCTCGACGCCGCCGAGGACGCCGACACGCTCACGCACTACTTCGACCAGCCGGGCGACCACACGGTTCACGTCCGCGTCACCGACGACGACGACACCCACGCGACCGCCCGAACCCACACGAGCGCATTCACGACACCCGCCGAACCCACGAACACCCCCGACGCACCGGACGACGGCGCGAACCCCACGACAGCGCCGCCGACCACCGACACCCCAGCCGACACGACACCGCTCCTGCGAGGGCCGCGCGTCGTCACCGGCGAACAACCGCTCACCGCACCCTACCGCGTGACCGACCGCCCCGCCGACGCGACCACCCGACTGTACGTCGACGACACCCTCAGACACCGCGGCCACACAGCGACGCTAACCCTCGCCCCCGGCGTCCACGACATCTCCGCCACCACCGACGCGACACCCGTCCGATTCCCCGACAACACCACCACCGTCATCGCCGACCCCGCCCCAACCGCCCTCATCCACGACGTCCAAACCGGCCCCGGACTCACCGTCACCGCGAGCGCCACCGACGCGCTCCACAACCTCGACACCCTCACCATCAGCCTCGACGGCACCCCCATCCACCACCGCGCCCGCACCGACCTCGACCACATCAAACACACCCACACCACCCTCCGCACCACCTACCGCCACCCCACCCTCTCACCCGGCAACCACACCCTCACCATCACCGCCACCGACACCAGAAACCAAACCACCACCGCCACCAAAACCATCTCCGCACCCAGACCCCCAGAAATCATCTCCGCCAACTTCGTCGGCCGCGACGACAGAACCGCCTACGACCACCGACTCTCACCCCAGAACTACATCGCCCACCACATCACCAAAATCGCACTCAACGGCGCAACACCCGCCGATGTGACTATCCAATCAGAGCCGTCTTCTGAAGAAACATTCCGAATCACCACTCCCCCATACGACCGGACGCGAGAGTACGATGCGACCACAGACACACTCATCCTGCACGACTACTGGGCCGTCGACATCCCCCGCCAAGCACACATCGGAACGCGAGTCCTCTGGAACGGACAACTCGGATCTGAACTATCGCTAGGCGAGTTCCGCGCGTACCCGAGCGATCCAGTAATCCGATATACAATCGACGACAACGGGATGTATCCCTATTTCCACCAACGCGGAATGGTGATTAACGCCAGCAGAACGTTCGATCCCGACGATGAAACGCTCGAATTTGAATGGAAAGGAAGTGGAGCTGTCAAAAAAGTATCTCCCAGAATAGCGAAAGCTGAATCATTGAGTAGATTAACTCTCGTCGTTCGCGACGGAAACGGAGGTGTATCTAGGCAAACGTACAGCTTCACTAATGGGTATGTTCCTCCTATTGGGGAGATTACTGAGGTTTCGAGCGGGCCATACCAATGGAATGACTCTGTTCAGTTCCGGGTGTCGTCCAGCGCCGAGCGGTTGCTGAAGAATCGGTACGAGAGGAACCTCCAAGTAGGGATTCGTATACTCGGTGAGGGCCGCGTGTTGTCTTGGGACAAGAGCTACCCGTTAGTGTACGAAGGCTCTAGACAGGGCTCAGCGGTACAGTTTAGCGGCGTTGTTTCGATACCTGCAAAAGAGTTCGTAGACGGGAATCCGTCGGTAGAGTTATTCAATGAGCAAGGGGGAGACTGGAACGCAGTTTCTGAGGTACTCCCAGATGTATGGGGACTACAGCAGGGGCCACCGGAAGTCGTGAACGAGTCGGTCATCGGCGCGGAGTACTTAGTCGAGCGTCCGACGTACACGACGCAAGTCGTTCGGAGCGAACAGAAGAAGAATGAACTGCTCGGATCCGGATACGAGATTACGAGTGCTGAGCAGGTCGGGATGCGACACACTGTAGAGGAGCGGCGGTTGGTCGCACCTGCGCAGTACGAGACGGAGTACAAGACGTTCAGCCAGCAGGGGTATCTTGAGGCGTTCCTATCGGTGAACGATGCGTGGCGCGAGGGGGCGTCGTCGACGACGCTCGAAGAGCGGTCAGTGACCGAGTACGAGTGGCGCGATTCGCGGTCGGGGAGCGGTCAGTTCACGGGGGAGACGCGGCGGGTACTCATCGACGACGCGGACTACAAGACGTACCGGCAGTACCGGTACGACCGTCGCGTGCAGCGAACAGGGACGAAGACTGTGACGCGGTATCGGATGGGGCGCGTCCCGTACGAGGTCACGGAGCAAGTCCGGCGGTGTAACGACTTCTTCGGGTGTTACTGGGCGACAGTCACCGAAACCCGGTGGAAGACCGTTCAGGAACCCTATCAGACGACCGTCTCGTACACGTACTGGACGACGGAAACGGAGACGTACTGGGGACTGTCCAAGCGGAGTTGGGATCACGAGTTCACCGGGCAGACCTCGCGGGTGAAGGTTCAAAACGCCCGGTACGGAACGGAGTACCGGTACAGCTACGAACGAACGTACACCGAGCGCGTAACGACGTACACCGCGACACGGCAGGTGCAAACCAGCGACCCGACCTACGAGTGGGTTCCGGTCGAATCGACGAGCGACATACTGGACGCCGCCTCGATCGCTGCCGATCCGACACAGCGAATCAGTGAATCGGATCCGATTACCGCGTGGACGATGCAGAAACGAACCGGGACGCAAACCGAATGGGTCGACACGCCCGTTAGGGAGGAAATAGTCGCGAAGACACGACTAACGGTTCGGCAGACGCTCAAAGTCCCATATGTGCGGGAACTCAGCTGGGAGGTAGTCGAGAGGAAGGTCGTGAACACGACGACCCGAACCGTAAACGGGTACGAACCAGCAGAATAAAATACTCTAAAATAAAATAAATACAAATATGGTAAATAAAAAATATATTGCTATACTGTCTGTTTGCACAATCCTCCTCTGCACGGGATTACAGATGCCGCCCCAGACGGAGACGTTCACGTCCTTCGGCGGTATCGAATACACCGTGTCGTTCGACGAGCAAACGAAGCAAATCGACCTTACCGCGTACAACCCACACGAAGAAACCAGGCAGACGGGATACGAGATCACCGTGGATCGCTGGCTGTACGCCCAGCCACATTTCAACATCTCTGCCGGAGAAACATACCAGGAATCGTTCAACGTCACTGATGGATTGGATGTTGAATCCGTAGTGCACACAGTAAACCTCACTACGTTCGGTGCCGCAGCGAAGTTCACGTTCGACCAAGAATACAATACCCTACATCCCGGGGCCGTACCAGTCCCAAGAATCACTGATATCGAAGTCGATACTGGGACTGCTCGTGGGAACGAATCAACAGTCGTCTACGTGACTGTGGAGAACCCCAGCAAGACGGGGTATGTGTCACACGCCGTTGCATATACCGAAGAAACTTCTGCGTCGTCTAGTATGGCGAATCCCCTACCCGGAACCTCTGAGACGGTGATGTTGGAGTTGTTGGAGCCGGTTGGGTCGGATGTTCGGGGGGAGATTCGGTTGTTTATGGGGAAGCCGAACGAGACGGAGGGGGCGTTGGAGCAGGTGGAGTTCAGCGGGGCTGCTGGGTCAGAGACCGAGTACGAGCGGGAGGCGTATGAGCCGTTCAGGCTGGACGGGCCGAACGGCGGGTATTCGTACGGTGGTTCGGGCGGTGACGACATTCCGGACGGCGTTCCGCTGCTCGTGGCGGGAGTCCTTGGTGTGGTGTTGCTCGGTGGCGCGTGGTGGTGGCGGCGTTAGCGGTCGAGGCCGCCCTGTTCGCTGACCTGGAGGATGTTCCGCATGTTGAGGTAGATTTCCTGTGGGCTGGTGTCCTCGTCGTCGTCGTAGAGGTCGCTGACGCGCTGGAGGATGGCGGCTATCTTCTCGCCTTCGTCGCTCTCGTCGCGGAGGTCGCTGGCGACGTCGCGGAGTATCTCGCGTTTTTCGTCGTCGCTGAGCATGGTTACTGGAGGCTGCGGCGGTTGAGGATGCCGGTCATGTTGGCGACGTTGCCGGCGAGGTCGCGGAAGGCGTCGCCGGTCTCGCTGTCCTGGTCGAGGACGATGGGGCGGCCGCCGTCGCCGCCTTCGCGGACGCGGGGGTCGAGGGGGAGGGAGCCGAGGAAGGGGAGGTCGTTGTCGTCGGCGAACTCCTCGCCGCCGCCGCTGCCGAAGATGTCGTGGTGGCCGCCGCAGTCGGGGCACGTGAACGTGCTCATGTTCTCGGCGATTCCGAGGACGGGGGTGTCGTGTTTGCCGAACATGCGGAGGCCCTTGCGGGCGTCGTCGATGGCGACGTTCTGGGGGGTGGTGACGACGACCGCGCCGGTGAGGGGGACGGTCTGGAGCATGGTGAGTTGGGTGTCACCGGTTCCGGGCGGGAGGTCGACGACGAGGTAGTCAAGGTTCCCCCACTCGACGTCCTCGACGAGCTGGGTGATGACCTTGTGCACCATAGGGCCGCGCCAGATGACGGGGTCGTCGTCGCCGACCATGAACGCCATGCTCATGAGTTTCATCCCGTACTTCTCGGGCGGGACGATGGTGTCGTCCTGGGTGGCCTTGGGGTGGTCGTCGGCGTCGACCATGCGGGGGACGTTCGGGCCGTAGATGTCGGCGTCGAATAGGCCGACGCGTGCGCCGCGGTCGGCGAGGCCGGCGGCGACGTTGACGGAGACGGTGCTCTTGCCGACGCCGCCCTTCCCGGAGGCGACGGCGATGACGTTCTTCACGCCGGGGAGCACGGAGCTGTCGGTGTCTGTGTGCGCGGAGATGTCGGGGGTGAGGCCTTCGTCGCTGAGCGCGTCGCGGACGCGGTTCGCGATGGAGGTCTCGTTGGGGGCGTAGGGCGCGCCGAGAGCGAGGGAGACGCTGGCGGTGTCGCCCTCGACCCGGATGTCGTTGACGAGGTTGAGCGAGACGATGTCGTCGCCGAGGTCGGGGTCCTCGACGGTGCGGAGGATGTCGCGTACGTCCTCGGGAGTCATGGCGCGGAGTAGGTGGTGTGGCGTGGATAAGGATTGCGTACCGGCGGATGTAACCGATTCCAGTTACGGAAACGCGCTTCTACCCACGATTTTATGCACGTCCGGGCGGGAGGTATGGGTATGCGCGAGGACTCGTTCGGGCGGGAGGTCTCGGGGGTTCGGGTCTCCCTCACCGACCGCTGTAACTTCGACTGCGTCTACTGCCACAACGAGGGACTCGGGGACACGCGGGGGCCGATGGACGCGCGCGACCACGAGATGAGCGCGGACGACGTGGTTCGCTTCCTCGAAGTCGTAGAAGAGTACGGCGTCGATTCCGTGAAATTCACGGGCGGGGAGCCGATGCTGCGCGACGA from Salarchaeum japonicum carries:
- a CDS encoding NAD(P)/FAD-dependent oxidoreductase, giving the protein MSDVLVVGGGAAGLSAGLFTAKNGLDTKVFDTDGTWLHKAHLFNYLGIRSIDGSVFHERARKHASDDHGAELHDDEEVESVTKTEDGRFHVVTGEDEYESDYLVLATGANRDLAEELGADFDGDVVDVGVDMETSVENAYATGAMVRDQEWQAVISAGDGAAAALDILSKEEGEHYHDFDVPDDV
- a CDS encoding SRPBCC family protein, with product MAMYERDVRVDAPLSDVWAFHSRVEGLEELTPAWAGLRIESVVGPDGAPDPGVLEPGARIRMSAGPPFLPGPRESWTSVIAEREERDGFAYFVDEMEGGPFASWRHTHLFYADSDDRTLIRDRVRYELPFGAPAALGRPGLDMMFRARHRRTREHFSGL
- a CDS encoding pyridoxal phosphate-dependent aminotransferase, which codes for MPSERATRTTPFTAMSVLERASELEGVVHMEVGEPDFEPPAAAIEAAAAALRDGPTEYTSSRGKQSLRDAISDYYDRRYGVDVPAERIIVTPGSSPALLLTMLSIVDPGEEVVLTDPYYACYPNFVRQAGGTISTVPLDPDAGFAPDVDEFRSAITRDTAAALVNSPSNPTGAVMSGDSLEAIAERARRTDTRLVSDEVYHGLTYDDDEHSVLEYTEDAIVLDGVSKRYGMTGWRLGWMVAPPDLVETLNRLAQNIVICAPNHVQDGAEAALRMGDDWLDGIKETYRERRDFLVDAADDLGLSMDYTPGGAYYLLLDVSHLPGDAFEVADVFLEDAGVAMTPGPDFGEGAEDTLRASYATSTSDLEEAVSRLDELLSQTAI
- the lrpA1 gene encoding HTH-type transcriptional regulator LrpA1 gives rise to the protein MSSESTEDRILSALEADAQASYADIAEDAGVSKPTVRKYINKLEDEGVIVGYSADVDPKKLSGQSIAMVGIDVASEQYVEATRALKELESVHALYTSSGDHMLMAEVRAADGDELGAVISDEILEIDGVTAAHPSFLQERLK
- a CDS encoding thiamine pyrophosphate-dependent enzyme translates to MSAFSAIGNDREVDQNEFTPGIEPQPTWCPGCGDYGVLKALKGAMAELGKDPEEVLLCTGIGCSGKLNSYFDSYGFHTIHGRSLPVARAAKLANSDLEVVAAGGDGDGYGIGGNHFMHTARENHDMTYIVFNNEVFGLTKGQTSPTSPQGHKSKTQPEGNAKAPIRPLSLGLTSGASYVARTAAVNPNQAKEILVEAMEHDGFSHVDFLTQCPTWNKDAKQYVPYVDIQDSDDYDFDVSDRREAQEMMHETEDALYEGTVLTGRYYVEEGRRSYQQEKRHRGSMPEQPLAERYFDDSAEWERSFDYIDRHK
- a CDS encoding 2-oxoacid:acceptor oxidoreductase subunit alpha — encoded protein: MTNDELIWRIAGGSGDGIDSTSQNFAKALMRSGLNVFTHRHYPSRIRGGHTYVEIRASEENVRSRGDGYNFLLSLGDSFARNPKEGAYYGEEEVKPLSENLDELREGGVIVYDSGLLDTDDIENFDERVEENDWHVYDLDLRGLAKEHGREIMRNTAGVGATAAIIGFDLDYIEELMADAMGGDILDANLDVLRDAYETVQEEYDVDAHDVSVPEGEHEEEQVLVSGSHGIAYGALDEGCRFISGYPMTPWTDVFTILTQLMPDVGGISEQVEDEIAAAALAVGASHAGVKAMSGSSGGGFALMSEPLGLAEMTETPLVLVESMRAGPSTGMPTKPEQADLEHVLYTSQGDSHRVVFAPSDPEECYEQTRKAFQIAWEYQIPVMVIYDQKLSGEYRNVPASFFDQEPNPSLGSTLTEDEIAEAAHDEFGKFERFRHDPENGVSPRSIPGQKGGHFLATGNEHTPEGHISEDPDNRVNQMNRRLRKMRSIRADLDEDERQDVYGDESADFGLVSWGSQTGTVEEAVDRLNENGYSVKALSISEMAPFPERKVRDFLDSVSEALVVEMSTTAQFRGHIQKETGSYGEMLSSLLKYNGNPFEPAEIVEAAEIEIDDRLDEPSSQTRLEPAAGD
- a CDS encoding PKD domain-containing protein — translated: MVVLILALLPTAVAADGNERPLAEAGLDQTATRGAPVYLDATGSHDPDGELTETTWTIRHPNGTTRTPDCATCPRTTFTPQTTGTYAVTVRVTDDDGATASDTLYVTVEPGDPPTATLDGPDATPTGDAATYRVAATAGTAPLATISWYVDGTRVRTTALDAAEDADTLTHYFDQPGDHTVHVRVTDDDDTHATARTHTSAFTTPAEPTNTPDAPDDGANPTTAPPTTDTPADTTPLLRGPRVVTGEQPLTAPYRVTDRPADATTRLYVDDTLRHRGHTATLTLAPGVHDISATTDATPVRFPDNTTTVIADPAPTALIHDVQTGPGLTVTASATDALHNLDTLTISLDGTPIHHRARTDLDHIKHTHTTLRTTYRHPTLSPGNHTLTITATDTRNQTTTATKTISAPRPPEIISANFVGRDDRTAYDHRLSPQNYIAHHITKIALNGATPADVTIQSEPSSEETFRITTPPYDRTREYDATTDTLILHDYWAVDIPRQAHIGTRVLWNGQLGSELSLGEFRAYPSDPVIRYTIDDNGMYPYFHQRGMVINASRTFDPDDETLEFEWKGSGAVKKVSPRIAKAESLSRLTLVVRDGNGGVSRQTYSFTNGYVPPIGEITEVSSGPYQWNDSVQFRVSSSAERLLKNRYERNLQVGIRILGEGRVLSWDKSYPLVYEGSRQGSAVQFSGVVSIPAKEFVDGNPSVELFNEQGGDWNAVSEVLPDVWGLQQGPPEVVNESVIGAEYLVERPTYTTQVVRSEQKKNELLGSGYEITSAEQVGMRHTVEERRLVAPAQYETEYKTFSQQGYLEAFLSVNDAWREGASSTTLEERSVTEYEWRDSRSGSGQFTGETRRVLIDDADYKTYRQYRYDRRVQRTGTKTVTRYRMGRVPYEVTEQVRRCNDFFGCYWATVTETRWKTVQEPYQTTVSYTYWTTETETYWGLSKRSWDHEFTGQTSRVKVQNARYGTEYRYSYERTYTERVTTYTATRQVQTSDPTYEWVPVESTSDILDAASIAADPTQRISESDPITAWTMQKRTGTQTEWVDTPVREEIVAKTRLTVRQTLKVPYVRELSWEVVERKVVNTTTRTVNGYEPAE
- a CDS encoding Mrp/NBP35 family ATP-binding protein; this encodes MTPEDVRDILRTVEDPDLGDDIVSLNLVNDIRVEGDTASVSLALGAPYAPNETSIANRVRDALSDEGLTPDISAHTDTDSSVLPGVKNVIAVASGKGGVGKSTVSVNVAAGLADRGARVGLFDADIYGPNVPRMVDADDHPKATQDDTIVPPEKYGMKLMSMAFMVGDDDPVIWRGPMVHKVITQLVEDVEWGNLDYLVVDLPPGTGDTQLTMLQTVPLTGAVVVTTPQNVAIDDARKGLRMFGKHDTPVLGIAENMSTFTCPDCGGHHDIFGSGGGEEFADDNDLPFLGSLPLDPRVREGGDGGRPIVLDQDSETGDAFRDLAGNVANMTGILNRRSLQ